A region from the Peromyscus maniculatus bairdii isolate BWxNUB_F1_BW_parent chromosome 5, HU_Pman_BW_mat_3.1, whole genome shotgun sequence genome encodes:
- the Gng4 gene encoding guanine nucleotide-binding protein G(I)/G(S)/G(O) subunit gamma-4 has translation MKEGMSNNSTTSISQARKAVEQLKMEAGMDRVKVSQAASDLLAYCEAHVREDPLIIPVPASENPFREKKFFCTIL, from the exons ATGAAGGAAGGCATGTCTAATAACAGTACCACCAGCATCTCCCAGGCCAGGAAAGCCGTGGAGCAGCTGAAGATGGAAGCCGGCATGGACAGGGTGAAG GTCTCCCAGGCAGCCTCGGACCTCCTGGCCTACTGTGAAGCCCACGTGCGGGAGGACCCCCTCATCATCCCAGTGCCTGCCTCAGAAAACCCCTTCCGGGAGAAGAAGTTCTTCTGCACCATTCTCTAA